The proteins below come from a single Halomonas binhaiensis genomic window:
- a CDS encoding ATP-binding protein has translation MLALLGLPLLLLTVLVGLTLHQGSELRHKALQDQLTTAISLITPQLGNALSINDSTTLQAVANSLMDVQSVRALRIQNSQGSLLELGRLRGEALTTRRPDAPRIERHYRQWVVTAPISRTDDAWLTLDVDASLLPLAAYSDLARSGLILLVSGLLLFLIAYSLGRRILQPVDDIRRLLDQLSAGRTPSHLPLDQPPELAELAERVNALIDHMAAAQEDLQSQIEHATQELQESMETIEVQNIELDIARRQAVEANQVKSEFLANMSHEIRTPLNGIIGFCRLLGRSPLDPRQREWLDQVHRACDNLLSLVNDVLDFSKLEAGRLVLERVPLDIQLLVDEVLGLQAPLAQQKGLQLLGLVYDDVPPELNGDPMRIRQVLTNLINNAIKFTEHGEVIVRVMVEEFHDNQVTLRLSISDTGIGLTEHQQRILFQAFHQASASHPRRFGGTGLGLTISRQLVEQMGGTIGVDSTPEHGSTFYFTLSLHGNPNRERPAELDLQGTAIYVEEPHGPTRRSLLHLLERWQVHTVKTPQHALLALEAIDQTDIEGEHLQRLREKLSLRRFPTILLLNGGLPDMASLALPADATIISKPISRQFLAQVVQQSLGVKAEIPSPAPSPGSAVNPAMGMINETALYRPAAETLLPQAIPTTPPAHATTRLLVVDDSETNRLLLKELLEGPGREITMTHSGEGALALAQEQDFDLVLMDIRMEGMDGLETTQALRRINAQWRQCPIIAVTAHVLEDEHRELLTNGMDEVLIKPLDTTMLDQLLQKWLGIQITDKTPHAPAPSMSAEDELATVDLTLGIRLAGGREGLARQLIEQLTASLTDTQAAVDDAMSRADEEALLDAIHALNGACRYCGVPRLGLLVETLETRLRSRGIEGIRPMLGSLTEAMNDLRQWQAEHGEGGVEASLREPSS, from the coding sequence ATGCTGGCGTTGCTTGGCTTGCCTCTGTTGCTACTGACAGTGCTTGTCGGGTTGACCCTGCACCAAGGCAGTGAGCTACGTCACAAGGCCTTGCAGGATCAACTGACCACTGCCATAAGCCTGATCACACCGCAGCTCGGCAATGCACTGAGCATCAACGACAGCACCACCTTGCAGGCCGTGGCCAATAGCCTGATGGACGTTCAATCTGTGCGTGCATTACGCATCCAGAACTCGCAGGGATCGTTACTGGAGCTGGGTCGCCTGAGAGGCGAAGCATTAACGACTCGTCGCCCTGACGCGCCGCGTATCGAGCGCCATTATCGCCAATGGGTCGTCACTGCTCCCATTTCCCGGACTGATGATGCATGGCTGACACTTGATGTGGACGCCTCTCTGCTCCCTCTCGCAGCGTATAGTGACCTGGCACGCAGCGGCCTCATCCTGCTGGTTTCCGGACTACTGCTTTTCCTCATTGCCTATTCTCTGGGGCGACGTATCCTGCAGCCAGTCGATGACATACGGCGCTTGCTTGATCAGCTCAGTGCTGGCCGCACCCCATCTCATCTGCCATTGGATCAACCTCCGGAGCTGGCCGAACTAGCCGAGCGTGTCAACGCCTTGATCGATCATATGGCTGCCGCCCAGGAAGATCTGCAGAGCCAGATCGAGCACGCAACGCAAGAACTGCAGGAATCCATGGAGACCATTGAAGTCCAGAATATCGAACTGGACATCGCTCGCCGCCAAGCTGTCGAGGCCAATCAGGTAAAGTCCGAATTCTTGGCCAACATGAGCCACGAGATTCGAACGCCGCTCAATGGCATCATTGGCTTCTGCCGCCTGCTCGGGCGCTCGCCACTGGATCCACGCCAGCGTGAATGGCTCGACCAGGTACACCGGGCCTGCGACAACTTGCTGTCACTGGTCAATGATGTACTCGACTTTTCCAAGCTGGAAGCGGGTCGACTGGTGCTGGAACGCGTTCCTCTCGACATCCAGCTGTTGGTCGATGAAGTCCTCGGACTGCAGGCTCCTCTTGCCCAGCAAAAAGGCCTGCAGCTGCTTGGCCTGGTATACGACGATGTTCCGCCCGAACTCAATGGCGACCCCATGCGTATCCGCCAGGTTCTGACCAATCTGATCAACAATGCCATCAAGTTCACCGAACATGGCGAAGTCATTGTCCGAGTCATGGTGGAGGAATTCCATGACAATCAGGTCACCTTGCGCCTGAGTATCAGTGACACCGGCATCGGCTTGACGGAACACCAGCAACGCATACTGTTCCAGGCTTTTCATCAAGCCTCCGCCAGCCATCCTCGACGCTTTGGTGGAACCGGCTTGGGACTAACCATCTCACGCCAGCTGGTCGAGCAAATGGGGGGCACCATTGGCGTCGACAGCACACCTGAGCACGGCTCCACCTTCTATTTCACGCTGTCCCTGCACGGCAACCCCAATCGGGAGCGGCCGGCAGAACTCGATCTCCAGGGAACAGCCATCTATGTCGAGGAGCCCCACGGACCGACGCGCCGTTCTCTGCTGCATCTGCTTGAGCGTTGGCAAGTTCATACTGTGAAGACGCCACAGCATGCACTCCTTGCCCTGGAGGCCATTGACCAGACCGATATCGAGGGTGAGCATCTACAGCGCCTGAGAGAAAAGCTTTCCTTGCGCCGCTTTCCTACCATCCTGCTGTTGAATGGAGGCTTGCCCGACATGGCCAGCCTTGCACTGCCTGCTGATGCCACGATCATCTCGAAACCTATCTCACGACAGTTCCTGGCCCAGGTCGTGCAGCAGAGCCTGGGAGTCAAGGCAGAAATTCCATCGCCTGCCCCATCGCCGGGTTCAGCGGTGAACCCAGCGATGGGAATGATCAATGAAACTGCGCTCTATAGACCGGCTGCTGAAACGCTTCTTCCTCAGGCTATCCCGACAACACCGCCTGCTCATGCAACGACTCGTCTGCTGGTGGTCGATGACAGTGAAACCAACCGCCTGCTGCTCAAGGAACTGCTTGAAGGGCCTGGTCGCGAGATCACCATGACGCACAGTGGCGAAGGCGCCCTGGCCCTGGCACAAGAGCAAGACTTCGACCTGGTACTGATGGATATTCGCATGGAAGGCATGGATGGCCTGGAGACCACCCAGGCACTACGCCGCATCAACGCTCAGTGGCGCCAGTGCCCCATCATTGCAGTAACCGCCCATGTACTGGAAGACGAACACCGTGAACTTCTGACCAATGGCATGGATGAAGTCCTGATAAAACCGCTGGATACCACCATGCTCGATCAGTTGCTGCAAAAATGGCTGGGTATACAGATCACCGACAAGACACCCCATGCACCTGCGCCCTCCATGTCCGCTGAAGATGAGCTGGCGACGGTCGATCTGACCCTGGGTATTCGCCTCGCGGGTGGGCGCGAAGGGTTGGCCCGCCAATTGATCGAACAGTTGACCGCTTCGCTGACAGACACACAGGCAGCTGTCGATGATGCCATGTCTCGCGCAGACGAGGAGGCGCTTCTCGATGCCATCCACGCACTGAACGGGGCTTGTCGCTATTGCGGGGTGCCGCGCCTGGGGCTTCTGGTGGAAACGCTGGAGACCCGCCTGCGTTCCCGCGGCATTGAGGGCATTCGCCCCATGCTGGGGAGTCTGACAGAAGCCATGAACGATCTGCGCCAATGGCAGGCAGAACACGGGGAAGGAGGCGTCGAGGCCTCACTGAGAGAACCCAGTAGCTGA
- the relA gene encoding GTP diphosphokinase, producing the protein MVKVREDQPLTTEGLVDIDQWVARLQEDVKVPSPQELIEACRLAHALERESPHPHKSWLKDGSSFRMGLEMADILGELRLDQTAIEAAVLYRAVREELIPLEQVAKRFGEEVASLIQGVLQMAAISNLHPNTPGLQQQDQEDNLRKMLVNMIDDVRVALIKIAERTCALRQVRDAPREKRLRVAQEVFDIYAPLAHRLGIGQLKWELEDLSFRYLHEDDYKTIAKQLAEKRLDRDRYINDVVETLKSLMVEQGIESYQVDGRAKHIYSIWRKMKRKRIAFSQVHDIRAVRILVPTVRDCYTMLGIVHSRWHHVPDEFDDYIANPKKNGYQSLHTAVFGPENKVLEIQIRTFEMHEEAELGVCAHWRYKGHDTSAKSASYEEKIAWLRQVLEWHEEVGELGDLREGLNTDVAPDRIYVFTPDGHVVDLPRMATPIDFAYRVHTEVGHRCRGAKVNGRIVPLTYRLKTGQQVEILTGNQSAPSRDWLNPTLGFVRTSRARAKIQSWFKHQARDRNLEEGRALFEREMKRLDVEDMDLDQLAKKVNYTGAEDMYAALGAGDLRIGQVLHQAQQLFGENDDQERLERLLAKPRKPSKGAESDITVLGVGNLKTSMANCCHPVPGEPIVGFITQGRGVTVHREDCPNILQLRLDEPQRVIEVEWGERARTQYPVDVEVLAWDRSGLLRDVTAVLGHDKVNVLAINTRTNTDDGIARMSITVEVDGLETLGRLFARIQQLSNIIEVKRLRGTGGGAPASPQRHSQHNPSHQGTTHHRKGGRT; encoded by the coding sequence ATGGTTAAAGTACGCGAGGACCAGCCGCTTACGACGGAGGGCCTGGTCGACATCGATCAGTGGGTCGCGCGTTTGCAGGAAGACGTCAAGGTCCCAAGTCCACAGGAACTGATCGAGGCCTGTCGCCTGGCCCATGCACTGGAACGGGAATCGCCGCATCCACACAAATCCTGGCTCAAGGATGGTTCGAGTTTCCGCATGGGGTTGGAAATGGCGGATATTCTCGGCGAACTGCGCCTGGATCAGACGGCTATCGAAGCTGCAGTGCTGTACCGTGCTGTGCGTGAAGAACTCATTCCTCTCGAGCAGGTGGCCAAGCGCTTTGGTGAGGAAGTGGCATCGCTGATCCAGGGTGTGTTGCAGATGGCGGCCATCAGCAATCTTCACCCCAATACTCCTGGATTGCAGCAGCAGGATCAGGAAGACAATCTGCGCAAGATGCTGGTCAACATGATCGATGATGTGCGTGTTGCATTGATCAAGATTGCCGAGCGTACTTGTGCCCTGCGCCAGGTACGTGATGCTCCTCGGGAAAAGCGCCTGCGCGTGGCGCAGGAAGTCTTCGATATCTATGCACCTCTGGCCCACCGCCTTGGTATTGGCCAGCTCAAGTGGGAGCTGGAGGACCTGTCGTTCCGCTATCTGCACGAGGACGATTACAAGACCATTGCCAAGCAATTGGCCGAAAAGCGCCTTGATCGTGATCGTTATATCAATGATGTGGTGGAGACGCTCAAATCGTTGATGGTGGAGCAGGGCATCGAAAGCTATCAGGTCGATGGTCGGGCGAAGCATATCTATTCGATCTGGCGCAAGATGAAGCGCAAGCGCATTGCCTTTTCCCAGGTCCACGATATTCGGGCCGTTCGTATCCTCGTGCCCACTGTGCGTGATTGCTACACCATGCTGGGTATTGTGCATTCGCGGTGGCATCACGTTCCTGACGAGTTTGACGACTACATCGCCAATCCCAAGAAGAACGGCTATCAATCGTTGCATACGGCGGTCTTCGGGCCGGAAAACAAGGTGCTGGAAATTCAGATACGTACCTTCGAGATGCACGAAGAGGCTGAACTGGGCGTATGTGCCCACTGGCGCTACAAGGGGCATGACACCAGCGCCAAGAGTGCCAGCTACGAAGAAAAGATTGCCTGGTTGCGCCAGGTGCTCGAGTGGCATGAAGAAGTGGGTGAGCTGGGCGATCTGCGTGAAGGCTTGAACACCGATGTGGCGCCGGACCGTATTTATGTCTTCACTCCTGATGGCCACGTGGTCGACCTGCCACGCATGGCAACCCCGATCGATTTCGCTTACCGGGTACATACCGAGGTAGGGCATCGCTGCCGTGGGGCCAAGGTCAATGGCCGTATCGTGCCCCTGACCTATCGTCTCAAGACAGGGCAGCAGGTAGAAATCCTCACTGGTAACCAGAGTGCTCCGAGCCGTGACTGGCTCAATCCGACGCTGGGGTTCGTGCGAACTTCTCGAGCTCGGGCCAAGATCCAGTCCTGGTTCAAGCATCAAGCCCGAGATCGTAATCTCGAGGAAGGTCGGGCCCTGTTCGAGCGTGAAATGAAGCGTCTCGACGTGGAAGACATGGATCTCGACCAGTTGGCCAAGAAAGTCAACTACACCGGTGCCGAAGATATGTATGCCGCACTGGGGGCTGGCGATCTGCGTATTGGCCAGGTTCTGCACCAGGCTCAGCAGTTGTTCGGGGAAAACGATGACCAGGAGCGCCTGGAGCGCTTGCTGGCCAAACCTCGCAAGCCCAGCAAGGGCGCAGAGAGTGATATCACCGTATTAGGTGTAGGCAATCTCAAGACCAGCATGGCCAATTGTTGCCACCCTGTGCCTGGCGAGCCAATTGTCGGTTTCATCACTCAGGGGCGCGGGGTCACGGTACATCGTGAGGATTGTCCGAACATCCTCCAGTTACGCCTTGATGAGCCGCAGCGGGTGATTGAGGTGGAATGGGGAGAGCGGGCGAGGACCCAGTACCCTGTTGACGTCGAGGTGCTGGCGTGGGATCGATCCGGGTTGCTGCGCGATGTCACGGCAGTCCTGGGCCATGACAAGGTTAATGTACTGGCTATCAACACCCGTACCAATACCGATGATGGCATCGCGCGCATGTCGATCACTGTGGAAGTGGATGGTCTGGAAACCTTGGGACGACTGTTTGCGCGTATTCAGCAGCTGTCCAACATCATTGAGGTCAAGCGCCTTCGTGGTACTGGCGGAGGGGCACCTGCCTCACCCCAGCGACATTCACAGCATAACCCTTCGCACCAAGGGACTACGCATCATCGTAAGGGAGGGCGTACCTGA
- the mazG gene encoding nucleoside triphosphate pyrophosphohydrolase: MSDETRYTIDDLLTLMAVLRDPDQGCPWDVKQNWDSIVPHTIEEAYEVADAIERRAFDELPGELGDLLFQVVYYAQFGHEEGRFDFDDIVHVLTAKMVNRHPHVFPDGSMASRRSGISAAELETQQVHSRWEALKAQEREARAGDSSLVQGDVAGDTASQASALDDVPRTLPALSRAAKLSKRAARVGFDWPDTQGVMAKLAEELGEIQQALDAGDREHAAEEVGDLLFAAVNLARQLGADPERCLRGTNERFERRFRYLEKALAAEGVAVQEADLERMERHWQAAKRTESVAS, encoded by the coding sequence ATGAGCGATGAGACTCGTTACACAATTGATGACCTCCTGACATTGATGGCGGTGCTGCGTGACCCTGACCAAGGGTGCCCTTGGGACGTCAAGCAGAATTGGGATAGCATAGTTCCGCATACCATCGAAGAAGCCTATGAGGTGGCTGATGCCATTGAGCGTCGCGCATTCGATGAGTTGCCAGGAGAGCTTGGGGACCTGTTGTTTCAGGTTGTCTATTATGCACAGTTCGGTCATGAGGAAGGGCGTTTCGACTTCGATGATATCGTGCATGTGCTCACCGCCAAGATGGTGAATCGGCATCCTCATGTCTTTCCGGATGGCAGCATGGCATCGCGACGTTCAGGGATCAGTGCCGCAGAGCTGGAAACTCAGCAGGTGCATTCGCGCTGGGAGGCGCTCAAGGCGCAGGAGCGTGAGGCGCGTGCCGGGGACAGTAGCCTGGTTCAGGGTGATGTGGCAGGTGATACTGCCAGCCAGGCGTCGGCACTGGATGATGTTCCGCGCACGTTGCCTGCGTTGAGCCGTGCGGCCAAGCTTTCCAAGCGTGCTGCACGGGTCGGTTTTGACTGGCCGGATACCCAGGGGGTGATGGCCAAGCTTGCCGAGGAATTGGGCGAGATCCAGCAGGCGCTGGATGCAGGTGATCGTGAACATGCCGCAGAGGAAGTGGGAGACCTGCTGTTTGCTGCGGTCAACCTGGCGCGTCAGCTTGGCGCGGATCCGGAGCGTTGCCTGCGTGGCACCAACGAGCGTTTCGAGCGCCGTTTTCGTTATTTGGAAAAGGCCCTGGCAGCGGAGGGGGTTGCTGTCCAGGAGGCCGACCTGGAGCGCATGGAGAGGCATTGGCAAGCCGCCAAGCGTACAGAGAGCGTGGCGTCATAA
- the rlmD gene encoding 23S rRNA (uracil(1939)-C(5))-methyltransferase RlmD — MSGLGKRRPARARSGTSGLTQKRSISEPGSRHQAYDTSTPAAVSSTEVLEVTALAHDGRGIARTSQGKTVFIEGALPGEHVTVAVHRTRKRFDEAHVREVQISAAQRVTPPCPYVDRCGGCDLQHLALDGQRRHKVAVLANLLSRQGIELPGEIQVLSTATVGYRRRARLSVRVGADGEVQLGFRARRSRRLAEVDACTTLVPELSAMLPALYTQLVALEASRHVGHIELLHTEEGVTLVLRQLRQHVQDLASWQQWARKQGVRLAMRVGRDAPEFKWLEPENVDPSLTLKVPSMAQDLTLRVVPGDFFQANDGVNRCLIETAVAWLGKPDGGQSLLDLFAGVGNFSLPLAAAGYTVAAVEGQQEMVARLNDNARRLELEVHARQANLHDPVSVKQLLDEMPADVVVLDPPREGAEALCQVLAERPVSKVLYIACDPATMVRDSAHLLQGGYRLERAAMADMFVHTSHLESMLLFVRD; from the coding sequence GTGTCAGGACTTGGAAAGCGGCGCCCTGCAAGAGCCCGGTCAGGTACTTCCGGCCTGACCCAGAAGCGTTCAATCTCAGAGCCAGGCAGCAGGCACCAGGCATACGATACAAGCACGCCTGCTGCTGTCTCCTCGACAGAGGTGCTGGAAGTCACTGCGCTGGCGCATGATGGACGTGGAATTGCGCGTACCTCGCAGGGCAAGACAGTGTTCATCGAAGGTGCACTGCCTGGAGAGCACGTTACGGTGGCGGTGCATCGCACACGGAAGCGCTTCGATGAGGCCCATGTGCGAGAGGTGCAGATTTCTGCTGCACAGCGCGTGACACCACCATGCCCATATGTGGATCGCTGTGGAGGTTGTGACCTCCAACACCTGGCTCTGGATGGCCAACGTCGTCACAAGGTGGCGGTACTGGCCAATCTTCTGTCCCGCCAGGGCATCGAACTGCCAGGCGAGATACAGGTGCTGTCGACGGCAACGGTGGGGTATCGCCGTCGTGCCCGCCTGAGTGTACGTGTGGGTGCGGATGGAGAAGTGCAGCTGGGATTTCGAGCCCGTCGTAGCCGTCGCCTGGCAGAGGTGGATGCATGCACCACTCTGGTGCCGGAACTGTCGGCCATGCTTCCTGCTCTATATACGCAACTGGTTGCTCTGGAAGCTTCACGCCATGTAGGGCATATAGAGCTTCTTCATACAGAGGAAGGCGTCACGCTAGTGTTGCGGCAGTTGCGCCAGCATGTGCAGGATCTGGCCAGTTGGCAGCAATGGGCAAGGAAGCAGGGAGTTCGCTTGGCCATGCGGGTAGGCCGTGATGCGCCAGAGTTCAAGTGGCTGGAGCCTGAAAACGTGGATCCTTCACTGACTCTCAAGGTGCCATCAATGGCGCAGGATCTGACGCTGAGGGTCGTGCCTGGTGACTTCTTCCAGGCGAATGATGGCGTCAATCGGTGTTTGATCGAGACAGCGGTGGCATGGCTAGGAAAGCCGGATGGTGGGCAATCTCTACTCGACCTGTTTGCTGGTGTCGGTAATTTCAGCCTGCCGCTGGCCGCGGCGGGTTATACAGTGGCTGCCGTGGAAGGGCAGCAGGAAATGGTGGCTCGCCTGAACGACAACGCACGTCGGCTCGAGCTCGAGGTGCATGCACGACAGGCTAACCTGCATGACCCAGTGAGTGTGAAACAGCTGCTGGATGAGATGCCCGCAGATGTCGTAGTGCTGGATCCTCCTCGGGAGGGCGCGGAAGCCTTGTGCCAGGTACTTGCTGAGCGTCCGGTTTCCAAAGTGTTGTATATCGCCTGTGATCCGGCGACGATGGTACGCGATTCGGCACATTTGTTGCAGGGAGGCTATCGCTTGGAACGGGCCGCCATGGCTGACATGTTCGTCCATACCTCCCATCTGGAGTCGATGTTGCTGTTTGTTCGTGATTGA
- the cysM gene encoding cysteine synthase CysM: MQFPTLDQVVGHTPLVRLKRITAGRNNVLLAKLEGNNPAGSVKDRPALSMFAEAEARGELAPGDTLIEATSGNTGIALAMVAAMKGYRMILIMPENASEERKQAMAAYGAELIEVSKDGGMEEARDLADTMIARGEGKALDQFSNPDNPLGHYRTTGPELWQQTHGTITHFVSSMGTTGTIMGVSRYLKEQNAGIQIVGLQPEDGASIAGIRRWPEAYLPKIFDPSRVDQVIDIGQQEAEEHMRRLAREEGILAGVSSGGALAGALRVAETVENAVIAFIVCDRGDRYLSTGLFAPEQ; this comes from the coding sequence ATGCAATTTCCGACCCTCGATCAGGTGGTGGGCCACACGCCTCTTGTTCGTCTCAAGCGTATTACCGCGGGCCGCAACAATGTCCTGCTGGCCAAGCTGGAGGGCAATAACCCTGCCGGTTCCGTGAAGGACCGGCCCGCCCTGTCCATGTTTGCAGAAGCGGAAGCCCGTGGCGAGCTTGCCCCAGGAGATACATTGATCGAGGCGACATCAGGTAATACCGGAATTGCCCTTGCCATGGTAGCGGCTATGAAAGGGTACCGCATGATATTGATTATGCCGGAGAATGCCTCTGAAGAACGCAAGCAGGCCATGGCTGCATATGGTGCGGAGCTCATAGAGGTGAGCAAGGACGGAGGCATGGAAGAGGCCCGGGACCTGGCCGACACCATGATTGCTCGTGGCGAGGGCAAGGCGTTGGATCAATTCTCCAATCCAGACAATCCATTGGGGCATTATCGTACCACTGGGCCTGAGTTGTGGCAGCAGACCCACGGCACGATTACCCACTTCGTCAGTTCCATGGGCACAACCGGCACGATCATGGGCGTGTCTCGTTATCTCAAGGAGCAGAATGCCGGCATCCAGATCGTCGGATTGCAGCCTGAAGATGGCGCAAGTATTGCAGGTATTCGGCGCTGGCCCGAAGCCTACCTGCCGAAAATCTTTGATCCATCCCGTGTCGATCAAGTGATCGATATTGGTCAGCAGGAAGCAGAAGAGCACATGCGTCGTCTGGCGCGTGAGGAAGGTATCCTGGCGGGTGTTTCTTCCGGAGGTGCTCTAGCAGGCGCCCTGCGAGTGGCGGAAACAGTGGAGAATGCCGTGATAGCGTTCATTGTCTGTGACCGGGGTGATCGCTACTTGTCCACCGGTCTGTTTGCCCCGGAGCAGTAA
- the ppc gene encoding phosphoenolpyruvate carboxylase translates to MSHDLHESLRDNVRVLGDSLGRTIADDLGPAFVARIETIRSLAKRGRSGEEAGQRELIDYLRRLPEKDLLPVTRAFNQFLNLANIAEQHYRARFRRVEDYKPGTQPVLGELLQRAQNEGHSPRKLVETLANMRVELVLTAHPTEVIRRTLIRKYDAIDECLTTIESSSEYPERAVRAKGRLEELISQAWHTDEIRHDRPTPVDEAKWGFAVIENSLWQAVPDFHRDLDNLLLEAAGERLPLDAAPIRFASWMGGDRDGNPNVTARVTREVLLLGRWMAADLYLRDLEQLKSELSMWNTNSALRAEVGNVAEPYRELLKRLIVRVEATRDWAKCELDGRSFEGGPIIETRDQLYAPLLACYRSLCDVGLDTIANGVLLDTLRRIAVFGVTLTKLDLRQESGRHSQVMEELTHDLGLGNYREWNEEQRQAFLLDELSSARPLIPRRWECSAETRETLDTFSVAASEYGEALGTYIISMAGQPSDVLTVALLMKEVGGSVEMPIAPLFETLDDLNRAGDVIDRLLALPGYRQLVGDRQEVMIGYSDSAKDAGQLAAAWAQYRAQEALVDVCKRHGVDLTLFHGRGGTVGRGGGPSHAAILSQPPGSVNGSLRVTEQGEMIRFKFGQPDIALRSMEIYTCAVLEASLLPPPKPKPEWREELDRLAEIAHEAYVGLVRKDPEFVPYFRAVTPETALARLPLGSRPAKRRQDGGVETLRAIPWIFAWTQIRLMLPAWLGTGQAFATRLEEPGGLEVLQEMRAEWPFFGTYLDMLEMLLAKADVDIAAYYEHRLVDEPALEALGGRLRQRFYHLQEALLKVLDQDELLEKTPLIRQAIDVRNPYIDPLHGLQAELLQRNRDADGAISADLSRALMVTMAGIAAGLRNTG, encoded by the coding sequence ATGAGCCACGACCTACATGAATCATTGCGTGACAACGTGCGTGTTCTTGGCGATAGCCTTGGACGCACCATCGCGGATGATCTGGGACCTGCCTTCGTTGCTCGCATCGAGACGATTCGTAGTCTGGCCAAGCGTGGCCGGTCCGGAGAAGAGGCCGGCCAGCGCGAGCTGATCGATTACCTGCGTCGTCTGCCCGAGAAAGACCTGCTACCTGTCACGCGAGCCTTCAACCAGTTTCTGAACCTGGCCAATATCGCTGAACAGCACTATCGCGCCCGTTTTCGTCGGGTCGAAGACTACAAGCCCGGTACACAACCGGTGTTGGGTGAATTGCTGCAACGTGCACAGAACGAGGGGCATTCTCCGCGCAAGCTGGTGGAAACACTGGCCAACATGCGTGTAGAGCTGGTGCTGACAGCGCATCCTACTGAAGTCATTCGGCGTACCTTGATTCGCAAGTACGATGCCATCGATGAGTGTCTTACCACCATTGAGTCATCCAGCGAATATCCCGAGCGTGCGGTTCGTGCAAAAGGGCGTCTGGAAGAGCTGATCAGTCAGGCCTGGCATACCGATGAGATTCGTCACGACAGGCCGACTCCCGTGGACGAAGCCAAATGGGGCTTCGCTGTGATCGAGAATTCCCTGTGGCAGGCCGTTCCAGACTTCCATCGTGACCTGGATAACCTGCTGCTGGAAGCCGCCGGTGAACGCCTGCCGCTGGATGCAGCACCGATCCGCTTTGCTTCCTGGATGGGTGGTGATCGCGATGGCAACCCCAACGTGACGGCACGAGTTACGCGAGAAGTTCTGCTGCTGGGTCGCTGGATGGCAGCGGACCTGTATCTGCGTGATCTGGAACAGCTCAAGAGCGAGCTGTCGATGTGGAATACCAACAGCGCATTGCGTGCCGAGGTAGGCAATGTGGCTGAACCCTATCGAGAACTGCTCAAGCGTCTGATTGTGAGAGTCGAGGCAACGCGCGACTGGGCCAAGTGCGAGCTCGATGGACGCAGTTTCGAAGGTGGCCCGATCATCGAGACCCGTGACCAGCTCTATGCTCCGCTGCTGGCCTGTTATCGTTCGCTGTGCGATGTCGGACTGGACACGATTGCCAATGGGGTGCTGCTCGATACGTTGCGGCGCATTGCCGTGTTTGGCGTTACTCTGACCAAGCTGGACCTGCGTCAGGAGTCAGGGCGACATTCTCAGGTCATGGAAGAGCTGACACACGACCTTGGCCTTGGCAACTATCGCGAATGGAACGAGGAACAACGCCAGGCATTCCTGCTTGATGAGCTCAGTTCTGCTCGTCCATTGATTCCTCGTCGCTGGGAATGTTCAGCCGAGACCCGCGAGACGCTGGACACCTTCAGTGTGGCGGCCTCCGAGTATGGCGAAGCCCTGGGTACCTACATCATCTCCATGGCGGGTCAGCCTTCTGATGTGCTGACCGTGGCACTGTTGATGAAAGAAGTGGGCGGTAGTGTGGAAATGCCTATAGCCCCGCTGTTTGAGACGCTGGACGATCTCAACCGGGCCGGCGATGTCATCGACCGCTTGCTGGCACTGCCGGGCTATCGCCAACTTGTCGGCGATCGCCAGGAAGTCATGATCGGCTATTCGGATTCAGCCAAGGATGCAGGGCAACTGGCGGCTGCATGGGCTCAGTATCGTGCCCAGGAAGCCCTGGTGGATGTCTGCAAGCGTCATGGTGTCGACCTGACACTGTTTCATGGTCGGGGAGGCACTGTAGGCCGCGGAGGTGGCCCCTCGCATGCGGCCATCCTGTCGCAGCCGCCTGGGTCAGTAAATGGCAGCCTGCGGGTGACGGAACAGGGCGAGATGATTCGTTTCAAGTTCGGTCAGCCGGATATCGCTTTGCGCTCCATGGAAATCTATACCTGTGCAGTGCTCGAAGCGTCGCTGCTGCCTCCGCCCAAGCCCAAGCCGGAATGGCGTGAGGAACTGGACCGCCTGGCTGAAATTGCCCATGAAGCCTATGTGGGGCTGGTGCGCAAGGATCCCGAGTTCGTGCCATATTTCCGCGCAGTGACACCAGAAACAGCATTGGCACGCCTGCCTCTTGGCTCGCGTCCGGCCAAGCGGCGCCAGGATGGAGGGGTGGAAACCCTGCGCGCCATTCCCTGGATCTTCGCCTGGACACAGATTCGACTGATGCTGCCCGCCTGGCTAGGGACTGGACAGGCTTTTGCCACTCGACTGGAGGAACCTGGTGGGCTCGAGGTGCTCCAGGAGATGCGTGCCGAATGGCCATTCTTCGGCACCTATCTGGACATGCTGGAGATGCTTCTGGCCAAGGCCGATGTGGATATTGCTGCATATTACGAGCATCGCCTGGTTGATGAGCCGGCGCTCGAAGCGCTGGGTGGGCGCTTACGCCAACGTTTCTATCACCTGCAGGAAGCACTGCTCAAGGTCCTGGACCAGGATGAACTGCTGGAGAAGACTCCGCTGATTCGCCAGGCCATTGATGTACGCAATCCATACATCGATCCGTTGCATGGCCTGCAGGCGGAACTTCTGCAGCGTAACCGGGATGCGGATGGCGCCATCAGCGCGGATCTCTCCCGTGCCCTGATGGTCACCATGGCCGGGATCGCTGCAGGTTTGCGCAACACGGGCTGA